One Mus musculus strain C57BL/6J chromosome X, GRCm38.p6 C57BL/6J DNA window includes the following coding sequences:
- the Rhox2g gene encoding reproductive homeobox 2G codes for MERQSINYKLDVGPEEDEENANGIKTLMVLLAGEGRNEGESGRGLPGSGVSAAEGYRAGELSAGGLAAPVADLMDNNNQEDLGATGCAQEKEKQPEEPVPDSMGDLENVKPMSGPWSTVNPVRVLVPEFLHGWQQSFNVLQLQELESIFQCNHYISTTEAKCLARSMGVSKATVQEWFLKRREKYRSYKRL; via the exons ATGGAGCGACAAAGCATCAATTACAAGCTTGATGTGGGACctgaggaggatgaggaaaatGCGAATG GTATAAAGACTCTGATGGTGTTGCTGGCTGGAGAGGGAAGAAACGAGGGAGAGAGTGGACGGGGCCTGCCTGGGTCGGGAGTCTCAGCAGCGGAAGGATACAGAGCAGGAGAATTAAGTGCAGGTGGGCTTGCTGCGCCAGTAGCCGACCTCATGGATAACAACAACCAAGAGGACCTTGGTGCCACTGGCTGTgcccaggagaaggagaagcagccagAGGAGCCAGTCCCTGATTCCATGGGGGATTTGGAAAATGTAAAGCCTATGTCAGGGCCGTGGTCCACTGTTAATCCTGTGAGAGTGTTGGTGCCTGAATTCCTTCACGGTTGGCAACAGAGCTTCAATGTGCTGCAACTACAAGAGCTGGAGAGCATCTTCCAGTGCAATCACTACATCAGCACTACAGAGGC aAAGTGTCTGGCAAGATCCATGGGTGTGAGTAAAGCCACAGTGCAG GAATGGTTtttgaagaggagagagaaatacaGGAGTTATAAGAGGCTGTAA
- the Rhox4g gene encoding reproductive homeobox 4G, whose protein sequence is MEHQNTNYLLHEGLGKDKEKLNGGKTQAVLPLDGEGRNEGESGLGQSGAAAVEGDKAEELSGEGGPAAGDADLMDNSNQEDQDTSGSAQEEEKLPEEPVLRDAVVIDKVQPIPVLVSGVRPKSVWVQQRSLHYNFQWWQLQELERIFQQNHFIRAEERRHLARWIGVSEARVMTWFKKRREHFRRGQSQLGMNDDAPVGSHSTFL, encoded by the exons ATGGAGCATCAAAACACCAACTACCTACTTCATGAGGGACTTGGCAAGGACAAGGAAAAGTTGAATG GTGGGAAGACACAGGCAGTCTTACCACTGGATGGAGAGggaagaaatgagggagagaGTGGACTGGGCCAGTCCGGAGCCGCAGCAGTGGAAGGGGACAAAGCAGAAGAATTAAGTGGAGAAGGTGGGCCTGCTGCTGGTGATGCAGACCTCATGGATAACAGCAACCAAGAGGACCAGGACACCAGTGGCAGtgcccaggaggaggagaagctgccAGAGGAGCCAGTTCTCAGGGATGCTGTGGTCATAGACAAAGTGCAGCCTATTCCAGTGCTGGTATCTGGTGTGCGGCCTAAGTCAGTGTGGGTACAGCAGCGTAGCTTACACTACAATTTCCAATGGTGGCAGCTGCAGGAGCTGGAGCGCATTTTCCAGCAGAATCACTTCATCCGTGCAGAGGAAAG AAGACATCTGGCAAGATGGATAGGTGTGAGTGAAGCCAGAGTTATG ACATGGTTTAAGAAGAGGAGAGAGCACTTCAGAAGAGGACAAAGTCAGTTAGGAATGAATGATGATGCCCCTGTGGGGTCCCACTCTACCTTTCTCTGA